Proteins encoded within one genomic window of Hermetia illucens chromosome 2, iHerIll2.2.curated.20191125, whole genome shotgun sequence:
- the LOC119650381 gene encoding heat shock protein 27-like, which produces MSLIPLLFGHDPCELYRPRYNYNLFGVTPREVRELVLFPRLSNLARESGADSFPATTVGKDGFQACIDVQQFKPNEITVKTIDNTVVVEANHEERPDEHGYISRHFVRKYVLPPGYDSQQVTSTLSSDGVLTVKAPPPKKDSASNERVIQIEQTGPAHLNVKKNEAINGEK; this is translated from the coding sequence ATGTCGTTGATTCCATTATTGTTTGGTCATGATCCGTGTGAACTTTATCGTCCACGCTATAATTATAACTTATTTGGTGTTACCCCGAGAGAAGTTCGTGAACTGGTATTGTTCCCGCGTCTCTCGAATCTAGCCCGGGAGTCTGGTGCTGACTCGTTTCCAGCAACAACAGTCGGGAAGGATGGTTTCCAAGCGTGCATTGACGTCCAGCAATTTAAACCCAACGAGATCACCGTGAAAACTATCGATAATACTGTAGTAGTTGAAGCAAATCATGAGGAGCGTCCAGACGAGCATGGATACATTTCCAGGCACTTTGTGAGGAAGTATGTGCTCCCACCAGGCTACGATTCACAACAAGTAACTTCAACACTTTCGTCTGATGGCGTTTTAACTGTTAAAGCGCCACCACCTAAGAAGGACTCTGCAAGCAATGAGCGTGTTATCCAAATTGAACAGACTGGGCCTGCACATTTGAATGTGAAGAAAAATGAAGCAATTAATGGAGAAAAATAA